The following are encoded in a window of Sphingobium sp. AP49 genomic DNA:
- the cysN gene encoding sulfate adenylyltransferase subunit CysN, protein MTDTLADPIYQTDALIAQDIDAYLDVHQHKTMLRFITCGSVDDGKSTLIGRLLYDSKMIFEDQLEALQADSKRVGTQGGEIDFALLVDGLAAEREQGITIDVAYRFFATEKRKFIVADTPGHEQYTRNMVTGASTADLAVILIDARKGILTQTRRHSYLAHLIGIRNIVLAVNKMDLVGYDQAVFDGIVKDYAEFAQSIGISAFTPIPISGFKGDNITAHSENTPWYKGPTLMAHLESVEVDATTAAAKPFRMPVQWVNRPNLDFRGFAGLIASGSVKPGDAVRVLPSGKTSTISRIVTLDGDLDEAIAGQSVTLCFADEIDCSRGDVIAVADNPPEVSSQFEATIVWMDDEAMLPGRPYWLKIGTQSVSATVQAPKYVVNVNTMEHLAAKTLDLNAIGVAELATDKAITFEPYADNRTLGGFILIDKISNRTVAAGMLHFALRRAQNVHWQATDIGRDAHASLKNQTPRVLWFTGLSGSGKSTIANEVEKRLALMNRHTFLLDGDNIRHGLNKDLGFTDADRVENIRRVGEVAKLMTDAGLIVLTAFISPFRAEREMVRQMLPEGEFIEIFVDTPLEVAEARDVKGLYKKARSGSLKNFTGIDSPYEAPTAPEIRVNTVEMTPEEAAEHIIRKIMPLK, encoded by the coding sequence ATGACCGACACGCTCGCCGACCCGATCTACCAGACCGATGCCCTCATCGCGCAGGACATCGACGCCTATCTCGACGTCCATCAGCACAAGACCATGCTGCGCTTCATCACCTGCGGCAGCGTCGATGACGGCAAGTCCACCCTGATCGGGCGGCTGCTCTATGATTCGAAGATGATCTTCGAGGATCAGCTCGAAGCGCTGCAGGCCGACAGCAAGCGCGTCGGCACGCAAGGGGGCGAGATCGACTTCGCCCTGCTGGTCGATGGCCTCGCCGCCGAGCGCGAACAGGGCATCACCATCGACGTCGCCTATCGCTTCTTCGCCACCGAGAAGCGCAAGTTCATCGTCGCCGATACGCCGGGCCATGAACAATATACCCGCAACATGGTCACCGGCGCGTCCACCGCCGACCTGGCCGTCATCCTGATCGACGCGCGCAAGGGCATCCTCACCCAGACGCGGCGCCACTCCTACCTCGCCCATCTGATCGGCATCCGCAACATCGTGCTCGCCGTCAACAAGATGGACCTGGTCGGCTATGACCAGGCCGTGTTCGACGGCATCGTCAAGGATTATGCCGAGTTCGCGCAGAGCATCGGCATCAGCGCCTTCACGCCCATCCCCATCTCCGGCTTCAAGGGCGACAATATCACCGCCCATTCGGAGAATACGCCCTGGTACAAGGGGCCGACCCTGATGGCCCATCTCGAAAGCGTCGAGGTCGATGCCACCACCGCGGCCGCCAAGCCCTTCCGCATGCCGGTCCAGTGGGTCAATCGCCCGAACCTCGACTTTCGCGGCTTTGCCGGCCTGATCGCCAGCGGATCGGTCAAGCCGGGCGACGCCGTGCGCGTCCTGCCCTCGGGCAAGACATCGACGATCAGTCGCATCGTCACGCTCGACGGTGACCTGGACGAGGCGATCGCCGGCCAGTCGGTGACCTTGTGCTTTGCCGACGAGATCGACTGTTCGCGCGGCGACGTCATCGCCGTGGCCGACAATCCGCCGGAGGTCTCCAGCCAGTTCGAGGCGACCATCGTGTGGATGGATGACGAGGCGATGCTGCCGGGTCGGCCCTATTGGCTCAAGATCGGTACCCAGAGCGTCTCGGCCACCGTCCAGGCGCCCAAATATGTCGTCAACGTCAACACCATGGAGCATCTGGCCGCCAAGACGCTGGACTTGAATGCCATTGGCGTGGCTGAACTGGCGACCGACAAGGCCATCACGTTCGAGCCCTATGCCGATAATCGCACGCTCGGCGGCTTCATCCTCATCGACAAGATCAGTAACCGCACCGTCGCGGCAGGCATGCTCCACTTCGCGCTGCGCCGCGCCCAGAATGTCCATTGGCAGGCGACCGACATCGGCCGCGACGCCCATGCGAGCCTCAAGAACCAGACCCCGCGCGTGCTGTGGTTCACCGGCCTGTCCGGCTCGGGCAAGTCGACCATCGCCAATGAGGTGGAAAAGCGGCTCGCCCTCATGAACCGCCACACCTTCCTGCTCGACGGCGACAATATCCGCCATGGCCTCAACAAGGATCTGGGCTTTACCGATGCCGACCGGGTGGAGAATATCCGCCGCGTCGGCGAGGTCGCCAAGCTGATGACCGATGCGGGCCTCATCGTTCTCACCGCCTTCATCTCCCCCTTCCGCGCCGAGCGCGAGATGGTGCGCCAGATGCTCCCCGAGGGCGAGTTCATCGAGATCTTCGTCGATACCCCGCTGGAGGTGGCCGAGGCGCGCGACGTCAAGGGTCTCTACAAGAAGGCCCGCTCGGGCAGCCTCAAGAACTTCACCGGCATCGACAGTCCCTATGAGGCGCCCACCGCTCCGGAAATCCGGGTCAACACCGTCGAGATGACCCCGGAAGAGGCCGCCGAGCATATCATCCGCAAGATCATGCCGCTCAAATGA
- a CDS encoding 3'(2'),5'-bisphosphate nucleotidase CysQ — MTDADLAAHLAETAGRLLLEVRASGLFSAKALGKAGDQTANQFLVHALQEQRPDDGLLSEEMACDGARLQHSRVWIVDPVDGTREYGEARADWAVHVGLAIDGVATIGAVALPGHEDGIVLRTDQPRIVPPAPQKLRMVVSRTRPAPQAVAVAEALGAELVPMGSAGAKAMAVILGQADIYLHAGGQYEWDSCAPAAVALAHGLHASRIDGSPLTYNQQDTYMPDLLICRHEHADSVLEALKG, encoded by the coding sequence ATGACAGACGCGGACCTCGCCGCCCATCTCGCCGAGACCGCCGGCCGCCTGCTGCTGGAGGTCCGCGCCTCGGGCCTGTTCAGCGCCAAGGCGCTCGGCAAGGCCGGCGACCAGACCGCCAACCAGTTCCTGGTCCATGCCCTCCAGGAACAGCGGCCCGACGACGGCCTCCTCTCCGAGGAGATGGCCTGTGACGGCGCGCGGCTCCAGCATAGTCGGGTGTGGATCGTCGATCCGGTCGACGGCACCCGCGAATATGGCGAGGCGCGCGCCGACTGGGCCGTCCATGTCGGCCTCGCCATCGACGGCGTCGCCACCATCGGCGCGGTCGCGCTACCCGGCCATGAGGACGGCATCGTCCTGCGCACCGACCAGCCGCGCATCGTGCCGCCCGCGCCCCAGAAACTCCGCATGGTCGTGTCCCGCACCCGCCCCGCACCCCAGGCGGTCGCGGTCGCAGAGGCGCTGGGCGCCGAACTGGTCCCCATGGGATCGGCCGGCGCCAAGGCCATGGCCGTGATCCTGGGCCAGGCCGACATCTATCTCCATGCCGGCGGCCAATATGAATGGGACAGCTGCGCCCCCGCCGCCGTCGCACTCGCTCACGGCCTCCACGCCTCCCGCATCGACGGATCACCGCTCACATACAACCAGCAAGACACATACATGCCTGACCTCCTCATCTGCAGGCACGAACATGCCGACAGCGTGCTGGAGGCACTGAAGGGCTAG
- the cysD gene encoding sulfate adenylyltransferase subunit CysD — MPPCGASEPMTRNLTHLQRLEAESIHILREVVSEAERPVMLYSVGKDSAVMLHLAKKAFYPSPPPFPLLHVDTTWKFRAMYDLRDKAARDAGMELLVHHNPEAQARGINPFDHGALHTDMWKTEGLKQALDKFGFDAAFGGARRDEEKSRAKERIFSFRTASHGWDPKNQRPELWNLYNARKAKGESIRVFPISNWTELDIWQYIQLEGIEIVPLYFAAPRPTVERDGMLLMVDDDRFPLAPGEVPVERSIRFRTLGCYPLTGAVESEASTLSEVIQEMLLTTTSERQGRAIDKDAGGAGMEKKKQEGYF; from the coding sequence ATGCCGCCCTGCGGCGCGAGTGAGCCCATGACCCGAAACCTGACCCATCTTCAGCGCCTTGAGGCGGAGAGCATACATATATTGCGGGAGGTAGTGTCGGAGGCGGAGCGGCCCGTGATGCTGTACTCGGTGGGCAAAGACAGCGCGGTGATGCTGCATCTGGCCAAGAAGGCCTTCTATCCCTCGCCGCCGCCCTTCCCGCTGCTCCATGTCGATACCACCTGGAAGTTCCGGGCCATGTACGACCTGCGCGACAAGGCCGCGCGCGACGCCGGCATGGAACTGCTGGTCCATCATAATCCCGAGGCCCAGGCGCGCGGCATCAACCCGTTCGACCATGGCGCGCTCCACACCGACATGTGGAAGACCGAAGGGCTGAAGCAGGCGCTCGACAAGTTCGGCTTCGACGCGGCATTCGGCGGCGCGCGCCGCGACGAGGAGAAGAGTAGAGCCAAGGAGCGCATCTTCTCCTTCCGCACCGCGTCGCACGGCTGGGATCCCAAGAACCAGCGCCCGGAACTGTGGAACCTCTACAACGCCCGCAAGGCCAAGGGCGAGAGCATCCGCGTCTTCCCGATCAGCAACTGGACCGAGCTCGACATCTGGCAATATATCCAGCTTGAGGGCATCGAGATCGTACCGCTCTATTTCGCCGCCCCCCGCCCCACCGTCGAGCGCGACGGCATGCTGCTGATGGTCGATGATGACCGCTTCCCACTCGCGCCCGGCGAAGTGCCGGTCGAACGCTCGATCCGCTTCCGGACGCTCGGCTGCTATCCGCTGACCGGCGCGGTCGAGAGCGAGGCCTCGACCCTGTCGGAGGTGATCCAGGAGATGCTGCTCACCACCACATCCGAGCGCCAGGGCCGCGCCATCGACAAGGATGCCGGCGGCGCCGGCATGGAGAAGAAGAAGCAGGAGGGGTATTTTTGA
- a CDS encoding aldo/keto reductase: MTTALPTRRLGALTVSAIGLGCMNLSHAYLPRPSADEAERLLRHALDVGVTFFDTAALYGFGANEELLGRTIMDRRADFTLASKCVLAEIDGKRGLDGSPQAITRVLEDSLRRLRTDHIDLYYLHRLDAKIPIEDSVGALVRGVEAGKIGAIGLSEMSAATIRRAHAVHPITAVQTEYSPWTRNPEVAVLDACAELGIGFVAFSPVGRGLLAGGVGPQGVPEGDLRGAMPHFQPPHLARNLELAGQLKLLADEAGCTMAQLCLVWLLARRDFIVPIPGTTSIAHLDEDLAAATLDLPPAILDRVDRLFAFSAVSGPRYPRDAQAQVDTELWEGEPLA; encoded by the coding sequence ATGACGACTGCTCTTCCCACCCGCCGCCTGGGCGCGCTCACCGTTTCCGCCATTGGCCTTGGCTGCATGAACCTGTCCCATGCCTATCTGCCGCGCCCGTCGGCGGACGAGGCCGAGCGGCTGCTGCGCCATGCGCTCGATGTTGGCGTGACCTTTTTCGACACCGCCGCGCTCTATGGCTTTGGCGCCAATGAGGAATTGCTCGGCCGCACCATCATGGACCGGCGGGCCGATTTCACTCTCGCCAGCAAATGCGTGCTGGCGGAGATTGACGGCAAGCGCGGCCTCGACGGCTCACCCCAGGCGATCACCCGCGTGCTGGAGGATTCGCTGCGCCGGCTCAGGACCGATCATATCGATCTCTATTATCTCCACCGCCTGGACGCGAAGATACCGATCGAGGATTCGGTGGGGGCGTTGGTACGCGGCGTGGAGGCCGGAAAGATCGGCGCGATCGGCCTGTCGGAAATGTCGGCCGCCACGATTCGCCGTGCCCATGCCGTGCATCCGATCACGGCGGTGCAGACCGAATATTCACCCTGGACCCGCAATCCCGAAGTCGCGGTGCTCGATGCCTGCGCCGAACTCGGCATCGGCTTCGTCGCCTTTTCGCCCGTCGGTCGTGGCTTGCTCGCAGGTGGGGTTGGTCCCCAAGGCGTGCCCGAAGGCGACTTGCGTGGTGCGATGCCGCATTTCCAGCCGCCGCATCTGGCCCGCAATCTGGAACTGGCGGGGCAACTCAAGCTGCTCGCCGATGAGGCTGGCTGCACCATGGCCCAGCTCTGCCTGGTCTGGCTGCTCGCCCGCCGGGATTTCATCGTGCCGATTCCCGGGACGACCAGCATCGCGCATCTCGACGAAGATCTCGCCGCAGCGACACTCGATCTGCCTCCCGCGATTCTCGATCGTGTCGATCGGTTGTTCGCTTTTTCGGCGGTGTCGGGGCCACGTTATCCGCGGGACGCGCAGGCCCAGGTCGATACCGAACTATGGGAAGGCGAACCGTTGGCCTGA
- a CDS encoding integrase arm-type DNA-binding domain-containing protein — MPLKELEVRYASRRSKDYKLGDGSGLYLLVRPTGSRLWRMKYRFDGKEKLLSFGRYPEVTLAEARLRRAEAKLALARGRDPGPKAPSPVTSFEAAARAWHGNRASGLEPGHAAGILSRLERDVFPSLGQRDLKGITAGDVLTMLRAVEARGALDISRRLRQHVSQVYLFAIPQGWATHDPAAGLATLLRPKPRVRHMARVGAGELPALVRAIDAYDGDENPRRRAVTRDALLFTLLTWARTNETRHAIWDEFEGLDGPDPIWRVPAEGMKMGREHIVPLSWQAVGVLESVRVYSRGPYVFAGDRPALPISQNTMIYGCYRMGYRGRQTVHGFRGLASTWANEAECYRPDWIEMALAHADRDDVRGAYNSALYLTPRRRMLQAWADHVLGMVAAPQEALVA, encoded by the coding sequence ATGCCGCTCAAGGAACTCGAGGTTCGCTACGCCAGCCGGCGATCGAAGGATTACAAGCTCGGCGATGGCAGCGGCCTCTATCTGCTTGTCCGTCCGACTGGCTCGCGCCTCTGGCGCATGAAATATCGGTTCGACGGCAAGGAGAAACTGCTCTCGTTCGGGCGCTACCCGGAGGTTACTTTGGCAGAGGCGCGGCTGCGCCGCGCTGAGGCCAAACTTGCCCTTGCGCGGGGCCGGGATCCCGGTCCCAAGGCTCCCTCGCCTGTGACCAGCTTTGAGGCGGCTGCGCGGGCCTGGCATGGCAATCGGGCGAGCGGGCTGGAGCCGGGGCATGCGGCAGGCATATTGTCGCGTCTGGAGCGCGACGTGTTCCCGTCGCTCGGGCAGCGCGATCTCAAGGGCATCACTGCGGGCGATGTGCTGACGATGTTGCGGGCGGTCGAGGCGCGCGGTGCCCTCGATATCAGCCGTCGGCTGCGCCAGCATGTGAGCCAAGTCTATCTCTTTGCCATCCCGCAGGGCTGGGCCACCCATGATCCGGCTGCTGGCCTCGCCACCTTGCTGCGGCCAAAGCCTCGGGTGCGGCATATGGCGCGGGTCGGGGCAGGGGAGTTGCCGGCCCTTGTCCGGGCGATCGATGCTTATGACGGCGATGAGAATCCCCGGCGGCGTGCGGTCACGCGCGATGCGCTCTTATTCACGCTGCTGACCTGGGCGCGGACCAATGAGACGCGCCATGCGATATGGGACGAGTTTGAGGGGCTGGATGGCCCTGATCCCATCTGGCGCGTTCCGGCTGAGGGGATGAAGATGGGGCGTGAGCATATCGTGCCGCTTTCGTGGCAGGCGGTCGGGGTGCTGGAGAGCGTGCGGGTTTACAGCCGGGGGCCTTATGTCTTTGCCGGCGACCGGCCTGCGCTACCGATATCGCAGAACACAATGATCTATGGCTGCTACCGCATGGGCTATCGCGGGCGTCAGACGGTGCATGGGTTCCGAGGCCTTGCCTCGACCTGGGCCAATGAGGCGGAATGCTACCGGCCTGACTGGATCGAGATGGCGCTGGCCCATGCCGATCGCGATGATGTGCGTGGGGCCTATAACAGCGCCCTCTACCTGACCCCACGTCGCCGGATGCTGCAGGCCTGGGCTGATCATGTTCTGGGCATGGTCGCGGCGCCGCAGGAGGCGCTGGTGGCGTAG
- a CDS encoding GGDEF domain-containing protein, whose product MRQEKRSDDLVRRAGFGISLFFVCLIGICSQPYLGLSAFWPANAYMLGLLVRFPRLNNRATWLCCSVAFFMADLVTGVSLARNIALNCGNLAAVATACLLLGPLSQKDRILTGQESTRHIFGAILAASLVAGLFGIVVNPLLFVGTSGEGFLFWTATEMVNYVTFLPMLLTLPEATAWNVRTFAGGLRQLNPRSLLPLAALAASLAGGALAGGPGAALFPIPALLWCGLEYRLFPTACISLMFALWTLFALRTGMLWAPTPLTTRGDLISVRLGISLVAFTPIIVANLVAARNELLARLRLLADHDPMTGLPNRRAFFESGTRTLGLSVESRESVAVMMLDIDHFKSVNDRYGHKAGDQVLVAFGSLLTDNLRAQDIVGRIGGEEFAVVLPDCGVTDAAVVAQRINQALRSATIVVQGKEAIRATVSIGIHAGCYATDLEEALAKADTALYAAKNFGRDRYVIWSEISVTHAKPEKRKRLRSREIVDQIS is encoded by the coding sequence GTGCGGCAAGAGAAGCGCAGTGATGACCTGGTCAGGCGGGCGGGCTTTGGCATCAGCCTTTTCTTCGTTTGCCTGATCGGCATCTGCAGCCAGCCCTATCTTGGCCTGTCCGCGTTCTGGCCGGCCAATGCCTATATGCTGGGGCTGCTGGTGCGCTTTCCGCGGCTCAACAACCGGGCGACCTGGCTTTGCTGTTCGGTTGCCTTTTTCATGGCGGATCTAGTGACCGGCGTAAGTCTCGCCCGTAACATCGCGCTCAATTGCGGCAACCTTGCGGCGGTCGCGACGGCTTGCTTGCTGCTCGGTCCGCTATCGCAAAAGGATCGCATACTGACGGGACAAGAATCGACCCGGCATATATTCGGGGCCATCCTTGCCGCTTCTCTAGTTGCCGGCCTCTTCGGTATCGTCGTCAACCCGTTGCTGTTTGTTGGCACGAGCGGCGAGGGCTTCCTGTTCTGGACGGCAACCGAGATGGTGAATTATGTAACCTTCCTTCCCATGCTGCTGACGTTGCCGGAAGCCACCGCATGGAATGTTCGGACGTTCGCGGGCGGTCTTCGTCAGCTCAATCCGCGAAGCCTGCTGCCGCTTGCGGCTCTTGCTGCCTCGCTTGCCGGTGGCGCGCTGGCCGGTGGGCCGGGCGCTGCGCTCTTTCCAATTCCCGCTCTTTTGTGGTGCGGGCTGGAGTATAGGCTCTTTCCGACCGCATGCATCAGCCTGATGTTCGCTCTCTGGACGTTGTTTGCGCTCCGGACCGGCATGTTATGGGCGCCCACGCCCCTGACCACTCGTGGGGATCTGATCTCCGTTCGGTTGGGCATAAGCCTTGTCGCGTTCACGCCGATTATCGTGGCCAATCTGGTGGCGGCGCGAAACGAGCTTCTTGCCCGGCTGCGCCTGCTCGCTGACCATGATCCCATGACGGGCCTGCCGAACCGCCGGGCCTTTTTCGAGAGCGGCACGCGGACGCTCGGCCTATCCGTAGAAAGCCGTGAGTCCGTAGCGGTGATGATGCTGGACATCGATCATTTCAAATCCGTCAATGATCGGTACGGCCACAAGGCGGGCGATCAGGTTCTGGTGGCATTCGGCAGTTTGTTAACGGACAATCTCCGGGCGCAAGATATCGTCGGTCGCATTGGCGGGGAGGAGTTCGCGGTCGTGCTGCCCGACTGCGGTGTGACGGATGCGGCGGTGGTCGCACAACGCATCAATCAGGCGCTGCGGTCGGCCACCATAGTAGTCCAAGGCAAAGAAGCTATCCGGGCGACGGTCAGTATCGGCATTCATGCCGGGTGTTACGCGACCGACTTGGAGGAGGCGCTGGCCAAGGCCGACACAGCCCTATACGCAGCGAAGAATTTCGGTCGCGACCGGTATGTCATATGGTCCGAAATATCTGTTACCCATGCGAAACCCGAGAAACGAAAGCGTTTGCGATCTCGTGAAATCGTTGATCAGATTTCTTGA
- a CDS encoding MucR family transcriptional regulator, whose translation MSAEETLITLTADIIAAHVSNNSVGINDLPSLIANVYGALASLSEPAVAEEVKPEPAVSVRASIKPDYIVCLEDGKKLKMLKRHLMTHYQMTPADYRAKWGLPADYPMVAPNYAAQRKELAHKIGLGCKPRAVEAVATKPARTPRKTKVAEPA comes from the coding sequence ATGTCCGCTGAAGAAACGCTCATCACTCTCACCGCCGATATTATCGCTGCCCATGTCAGCAACAACAGTGTTGGGATCAATGATCTTCCTTCCCTGATCGCCAATGTGTATGGCGCTCTCGCCAGCCTGAGCGAACCTGCGGTTGCTGAAGAAGTGAAGCCCGAGCCTGCGGTTTCGGTGCGCGCGTCGATCAAGCCGGACTATATTGTCTGCCTGGAAGACGGGAAGAAGCTCAAGATGCTCAAGCGTCACCTGATGACCCATTATCAGATGACCCCGGCGGACTATCGCGCCAAGTGGGGCTTGCCTGCGGATTATCCGATGGTCGCCCCCAACTATGCTGCGCAGCGCAAGGAACTGGCCCACAAGATCGGGCTCGGCTGCAAGCCGCGCGCGGTAGAAGCCGTTGCTACCAAGCCGGCCCGCACCCCGCGCAAGACGAAGGTCGCCGAACCGGCCTGA